In a single window of the Candidatus Methylomirabilota bacterium genome:
- a CDS encoding thioesterase family protein — protein MPSLTHIRVRYKDTDTMSVVYYGNYLTYFEIARVEYLRERGLPMSEVNRRIHLPVVEACVQYVRPALLDDLLAVTSRVSERRRASFTFKYEIRNEAAELVATGHTRHACWNPDTQKMIALPDWLKEIMPDADLDPDRP, from the coding sequence ATGCCGTCGCTCACCCACATCCGCGTGCGGTACAAGGATACCGACACGATGTCGGTGGTCTACTACGGCAACTACCTCACCTACTTTGAGATCGCCCGCGTGGAGTACCTCCGCGAGCGCGGCCTGCCCATGTCGGAGGTGAATCGCCGCATCCACCTGCCGGTGGTGGAGGCGTGCGTGCAGTACGTTCGGCCCGCCCTGCTCGACGACCTCCTCGCGGTGACCTCGCGGGTCAGCGAGCGGCGGCGCGCGAGCTTCACCTTCAAGTACGAGATCCGCAACGAGGCGGCGGAGCTCGTGGCGACCGGCCACACGCGTCACGCCTGCTGGAATCCCGACACCCAGAAGATGATCGCGCTGCCCGACTGGCTCAAGGAGATCATGCCCGATGCCGACCTCGATCCCGACCGACCCTAG
- a CDS encoding formate--tetrahydrofolate ligase, translating to MPTSIPTDPSIPRPIAAVAADLGLTESEWIPYGRTKAKVLLDALAARRSRPDGKLVVVSSITPTPAGDGKTTMTIGLGQALWKAGARPVIALREPSIGPTLGLKGGGTGGGRSQVVPMDEINLHFTGDFHAITAANNLLAAALDNHLHHGNALGIDVRQITWKRALDVNDRALRRTVLGLGGRMDGVPREGGFLITAASEIMAVLCLAEDLADLRQRLGRMVVALTREGKAVPADALGVTGAMTALLRDAIHPNLVQTMEGTPALVHGGPFANIAHGCNSVVATRMGLKLGEICLTEAGFATDLGAEKFFDIKCRLAGLRPDAAMIVATNRALKYHGGVPVKSVDAENLEALRRGLENLNAHVESIKQFNVPVLVGLNRYPSDTEAEYKIVREHCDKLGVRCHVADIFARGGDGGGELAKGLRDLLTSERSSFTPLYALEQPVKAKLETIARRIYGADGVVMSGRVERQIADIEALGYGALPVCVAKTQRSLSDDPTLLGRPRGFRITVNDVYISAGAGFLVAITGDITTMPGFPRKPNAEGVDVTPDGRITGLF from the coding sequence ATGCCGACCTCGATCCCGACCGACCCTAGCATCCCGCGCCCCATCGCGGCCGTCGCCGCCGACCTCGGGCTCACCGAGAGCGAGTGGATTCCCTACGGCCGCACCAAGGCCAAGGTGCTGCTCGACGCCCTCGCCGCGCGGCGGTCGCGGCCCGACGGCAAGCTCGTGGTCGTCTCCTCGATCACGCCCACGCCGGCGGGCGACGGCAAGACCACCATGACCATCGGCCTCGGTCAGGCCCTGTGGAAGGCGGGGGCCCGGCCCGTGATCGCGCTGCGCGAGCCGTCCATCGGCCCCACCCTCGGGCTCAAGGGCGGAGGTACGGGCGGTGGGCGCTCCCAGGTCGTGCCCATGGACGAGATCAACCTCCACTTCACGGGCGACTTCCACGCCATCACCGCCGCCAACAACCTGCTCGCCGCCGCGCTCGACAACCACCTCCATCACGGCAACGCGCTCGGCATCGACGTGCGCCAGATCACGTGGAAGCGCGCGCTCGACGTGAACGATCGCGCGCTCCGCCGCACCGTGCTCGGCCTCGGCGGCCGGATGGACGGGGTGCCGCGTGAGGGCGGCTTCCTCATCACCGCGGCGTCCGAGATCATGGCGGTGCTGTGCCTCGCCGAGGATCTCGCCGATCTCCGGCAGCGGCTGGGGCGCATGGTGGTGGCGCTCACCCGCGAGGGCAAGGCGGTGCCCGCCGACGCCCTCGGCGTCACGGGGGCCATGACCGCCCTGCTCCGCGACGCCATCCACCCGAACCTCGTGCAGACCATGGAGGGGACGCCGGCCCTCGTCCACGGCGGGCCCTTCGCCAACATCGCCCACGGCTGCAACTCGGTAGTGGCCACGCGGATGGGGCTGAAGCTCGGCGAGATCTGTCTCACCGAGGCGGGGTTCGCCACGGATCTCGGCGCGGAGAAGTTCTTCGACATCAAGTGCCGGCTGGCCGGGCTCCGTCCCGACGCCGCGATGATCGTGGCCACGAATCGCGCGCTCAAGTACCACGGCGGCGTGCCGGTGAAGAGCGTCGACGCCGAGAACCTCGAGGCCCTGCGCCGCGGGCTCGAGAACCTGAACGCGCACGTCGAATCCATCAAGCAGTTCAACGTACCCGTGCTGGTCGGGCTCAACCGCTACCCGAGCGACACCGAGGCCGAGTACAAGATCGTCCGCGAGCACTGCGACAAGCTGGGCGTGCGCTGCCACGTGGCCGACATCTTCGCGCGGGGCGGCGACGGCGGGGGCGAGCTCGCCAAGGGGCTGCGCGACCTCCTCACCTCGGAGCGCTCGAGCTTCACGCCGCTCTATGCCCTGGAGCAGCCGGTCAAGGCCAAGCTTGAGACGATCGCCCGGCGCATCTACGGCGCCGACGGCGTGGTGATGTCCGGGCGCGTGGAGCGGCAGATCGCGGACATCGAGGCTCTCGGCTACGGTGCCCTTCCGGTGTGCGTGGCCAAGACGCAGCGCTCGCTCTCGGACGATCCCACGCTGCTGGGGCGCCCCCGCGGCTTCCGGATCACCGTCAACGACGTCTACATCTCGGCGGGCGCCGGCTTCCTCGTCGCCATCACCGGCGACATCACGACCATGCCCGGCTTCCCGCGCAAGCCCAACGCCGAGGGCGTCGACGTGACCCCCGACGGCCGCATCACCGGGCTGTTCTAG
- a CDS encoding bifunctional nuclease family protein produces the protein MVAVMTNPETGSPVVVLQGKRDGRTFAMAIGPAEAVGIALPLAHRTPPRPLTHDLVTTMLGRLGASVSRAVITDFRDDIFYASLYLRAGAAEQVLDARPSDAIALALRAQAPVLVEERVLERAEILPPAPAAPGGPRI, from the coding sequence GTGGTCGCGGTGATGACCAATCCCGAGACGGGCTCGCCGGTGGTCGTGCTGCAGGGCAAGCGCGACGGCCGCACATTTGCGATGGCGATCGGACCCGCCGAAGCCGTCGGTATCGCGCTGCCGCTCGCCCATCGGACGCCGCCCCGGCCGCTCACCCACGACCTCGTCACCACCATGCTCGGCCGGCTGGGGGCCAGCGTCTCCCGGGCGGTGATCACCGACTTCCGCGACGACATCTTCTACGCCAGCCTCTATCTGCGCGCGGGCGCCGCCGAGCAGGTGCTGGACGCGCGGCCGTCCGACGCCATCGCGCTCGCCCTCCGCGCGCAGGCGCCGGTGCTCGTGGAGGAGCGTGTGCTCGAGCGCGCCGAAATCCTCCCGCCCGCGCCGGCCGCTCCCGGCGGTCCGCGGATCTGA
- a CDS encoding MFS transporter: MNRPFVQAMLTNFLFFMSMNGFLLLPLHVQQMGGSEAHVGLVQATYSIAGILFQPLVGVWVNRLGRRFFMRLGVILLVASAAGFVVSGSIPLHGLLRGVQGLAFSAFFVASYIHIVDLVPVDRRGWALGIFGLSGLTSTALAPLLGEAVVRQLGFRWSFAVSGLIGAGALALVFRTRGIRPPEPGGGPGLETLREGMQELIRVHMALGFFFGLGTGTLFTFLPTFAEHLGVTGLGLFYTAYSGSAVAVRVFGGELIDTQGRRAVIVPTMAVFASAVCMLALVAGAAQPEVALPVLPFIFLAGLISGGAHGFLYPALSALLVDVTPEARRPSAVGIFSAVTLVGNALGALVFGYIAHSLGYAPMWTALTVLMGAGIAMSFRLAPGPPRLERPLRALPPRAAERSVDLVPSQADTSEALRSLASAEGAHEPIEAKRGAGTAAR; this comes from the coding sequence GTGAATCGCCCATTCGTTCAGGCGATGCTCACCAACTTCCTGTTCTTCATGAGCATGAACGGGTTCCTCCTGCTCCCCCTCCACGTGCAGCAGATGGGCGGGAGCGAGGCGCACGTGGGGCTGGTGCAGGCGACCTACAGCATCGCCGGCATCCTCTTCCAGCCCTTGGTCGGCGTGTGGGTCAACCGCCTCGGCCGGCGCTTCTTCATGCGGCTGGGGGTGATTCTCCTCGTGGCCTCCGCGGCGGGCTTCGTGGTGTCGGGCTCGATTCCCCTCCACGGATTGCTCCGCGGGGTGCAGGGGCTCGCCTTCTCGGCGTTTTTCGTGGCGAGCTACATCCACATCGTGGACCTGGTGCCAGTGGACCGCCGCGGCTGGGCGCTGGGAATCTTCGGGCTTTCCGGCCTCACGTCCACCGCGCTCGCTCCACTCCTCGGCGAGGCGGTGGTGCGCCAGCTCGGCTTCCGGTGGTCGTTCGCGGTGTCGGGCCTGATCGGCGCGGGCGCGCTCGCCCTCGTCTTCCGCACGCGCGGGATCCGGCCGCCCGAGCCCGGGGGCGGGCCCGGCCTCGAGACCCTGCGTGAAGGCATGCAGGAGCTCATCCGCGTGCACATGGCGCTGGGCTTCTTCTTCGGCCTCGGCACCGGCACGCTGTTCACGTTCTTGCCCACCTTTGCCGAGCACCTGGGAGTGACCGGCCTCGGCCTCTTCTACACCGCGTATTCCGGATCCGCGGTGGCGGTACGCGTGTTCGGCGGTGAGCTGATCGACACGCAGGGCCGCCGCGCGGTGATTGTCCCCACCATGGCCGTGTTCGCCTCGGCGGTGTGCATGCTCGCACTCGTCGCGGGGGCGGCGCAGCCGGAGGTCGCGCTTCCGGTCCTGCCCTTCATCTTCCTCGCCGGCCTGATCTCGGGGGGCGCGCACGGCTTCCTCTATCCCGCGCTCTCCGCCCTGCTCGTCGACGTCACTCCGGAGGCGCGACGGCCCAGCGCGGTGGGGATCTTCAGCGCGGTCACCCTGGTCGGCAACGCGCTGGGCGCGCTCGTCTTCGGTTACATCGCCCACAGCCTCGGCTACGCCCCGATGTGGACGGCGCTCACTGTCCTCATGGGAGCCGGCATCGCGATGAGCTTCCGCCTCGCGCCCGGCCCCCCGCGTCTCGAGCGTCCATTGCGCGCGCTTCCTCCACGCGCGGCCGAGCGCTCGGTTGACTTGGTCCCGAGCCAGGCCGATACTTCGGAGGCGCTTCGCTCGCTGGCGAGCGCGGAGGGCGCGCATGAGCCGATCGAAGCGAAACGCGGCGCTGGCACTGCTGCTCGGTAG
- a CDS encoding ATP-binding protein: MAIELPRQAGPSATASAPPGESQQWAIQRRIEDVFTKLGEKFGDLSGRVVVTIRPETSFEDVGGIASAKAAVRGFTTALTNPDLYRKWGISPPKGILLYGPRGTGKTMLARALATSAGAIFYHLKLMNLTSKFGPNTGELLQEIINIAKTEGKAVVYLDEANALTLEHLLPPPQAREASARLVAALCEKLDGLDEEARILVVASTNRTDSVDRSLVEPGRLDRLVEVALPDGVAQQEILQLVRGRAEAKAGRPLFAELDYRSLLPPMGGMSGAEISEVIRRALEQKVQEAGEGRDAGPVTTQDLLQQLDAYRRIREVVEKIRYGQYL; this comes from the coding sequence ATGGCCATCGAGCTGCCCCGCCAGGCGGGGCCGTCGGCGACTGCGTCCGCGCCGCCGGGAGAGAGCCAGCAGTGGGCGATTCAGCGGCGCATCGAGGACGTCTTCACCAAGCTCGGGGAGAAGTTCGGCGATCTCTCCGGCCGCGTGGTGGTGACGATACGTCCGGAGACGAGCTTCGAGGACGTGGGGGGCATCGCCTCCGCCAAGGCGGCGGTGCGCGGATTCACCACCGCGCTCACCAATCCCGATCTCTACCGGAAGTGGGGCATCAGCCCGCCCAAGGGGATTCTCCTCTACGGGCCGCGCGGCACCGGCAAGACCATGCTCGCCCGCGCTCTCGCCACCAGCGCCGGCGCCATCTTTTATCACTTGAAGCTGATGAACCTCACGTCGAAGTTCGGGCCGAACACGGGCGAGCTGCTCCAGGAGATCATCAACATCGCCAAGACCGAGGGCAAGGCGGTGGTCTACCTCGACGAGGCCAACGCGTTGACCCTCGAGCACCTGCTGCCGCCGCCCCAGGCCCGCGAGGCGAGCGCACGGCTGGTGGCGGCGCTCTGCGAGAAGCTCGACGGTCTCGACGAGGAGGCGCGCATCCTCGTCGTCGCCTCCACCAACCGGACGGACTCGGTGGACCGCTCGCTGGTGGAGCCGGGCCGTCTCGACCGGCTCGTCGAGGTGGCGCTGCCCGACGGGGTCGCTCAGCAGGAGATCCTGCAGCTGGTGCGCGGCCGCGCCGAAGCCAAGGCGGGTCGCCCCCTCTTCGCCGAGCTGGACTACCGCTCGCTCCTGCCGCCCATGGGCGGAATGAGCGGCGCGGAGATCTCCGAGGTGATCCGGCGCGCGCTCGAGCAGAAGGTGCAGGAGGCGGGGGAGGGACGCGACGCCGGCCCCGTCACCACCCAGGATCTGCTCCAGCAGCTCGACGCGTATCGTCGCATCAGGGAAGTGGTCGAGAAGATCCGCTACGGCCAGTACCTCTGA